The Nostoc sp. 'Lobaria pulmonaria (5183) cyanobiont' genome window below encodes:
- a CDS encoding glycosyltransferase family 2 protein, whose product MNKANLAVILTCYNRRNTTLACLNALYQQKNHCDIYLTDDGSSDGTTEAVKAEYPEVQILQGNGNLFWVGGMHLAFSEAIKYQYDYYLWLNDDTFLEANAVSKLLQVHQNLTELGYLDSIVVGSTKDSITGKATYGGAVKSKKWYSNKFEFLEPSSVIQKCDAMYGNCVLIPKSVAAKVGNIDTAFAHSLGDLDYALRARKLGCKIWVAPGYIGTCTKNSIRNSWADTNLNLLERLKKVLQIKGFPLKSWTIFCSRHSGPFWILYWFLPYIRAIIGYKNLAISPTFSEDINQTNSEV is encoded by the coding sequence ATGAATAAAGCAAATCTAGCTGTAATTCTGACATGTTATAACAGACGGAATACAACTCTTGCCTGTCTAAATGCTTTATATCAGCAAAAGAATCATTGTGATATTTATTTAACTGATGATGGGAGTTCTGATGGTACTACAGAAGCTGTTAAAGCAGAATATCCAGAAGTACAAATTCTTCAAGGTAATGGCAATTTATTTTGGGTTGGAGGAATGCATCTCGCTTTTAGTGAGGCAATAAAATATCAATATGATTATTATCTATGGTTGAATGATGACACATTTCTAGAAGCCAATGCTGTGAGTAAACTATTACAGGTTCATCAAAATTTGACGGAACTTGGTTATCTAGACTCAATTGTAGTTGGTTCAACTAAAGACTCAATTACAGGAAAAGCAACCTATGGAGGAGCAGTAAAATCTAAAAAGTGGTATTCTAATAAGTTTGAATTTTTAGAACCAAGTTCTGTTATCCAAAAATGCGATGCTATGTATGGTAACTGCGTGCTAATTCCTAAAAGTGTTGCCGCCAAAGTTGGCAATATTGATACAGCTTTTGCTCATAGTTTAGGAGATTTAGATTATGCCCTAAGAGCGCGTAAATTAGGTTGTAAAATATGGGTAGCTCCTGGGTATATTGGTACTTGCACTAAAAATTCTATTCGCAATAGTTGGGCAGATACCAATTTAAATCTATTGGAACGCTTGAAAAAAGTACTACAAATTAAAGGATTTCCATTGAAATCATGGACTATATTTTGTAGCAGACACTCTGGGCCATTCTGGATACTTTACTGGTTCTTACCCTATATCAGAGCAATTATTGGTTACAAAAATTTGGCAATCTCTCCCACATTTTCTGAGGATATTAATCAAACCAACTCAGAAGTTTAA
- a CDS encoding glycosyltransferase family 4 protein, whose translation MKILHISTHDISGGAARAAYRLHTGLQDIGLQSQMLVQEKYSNDKTVIAPKIRLFQGIAKAKLTVESLPLKLYRQKKNTPFFTQWLPDRVIPKVAQINPDIINLHWISGGFMQIETFAKLKRPLVWTLHDMWGFTGGCHVTGECDRYKVFCGACPQLNSGNEWDLSRWVWQRKVKAWKNLNLTLVSPSSWLAECAHSSSLFQNLRIEIIPHGLDTQKYRPINQHFAREALNLPQDKKLILFGAIEATSDRNKGFHLLQPALQELSKSGWKDDLEVVIFGAFQPENPPDLGFKSHYLGHLHDAISLATVYSAADVMLVPSLQESFGQTASESFACGTPVVAFNSTGLKDIVDHQQNGYLAKPYEVEDFGKGITWVLENEQRLQKLSFYAREKAEQEFTLELQARRYSALFQEILMIANKSSLSN comes from the coding sequence ATGAAAATTTTACATATTAGTACCCATGATATTAGTGGCGGTGCAGCGAGGGCTGCATATCGTTTACACACAGGTTTACAGGATATAGGACTACAGTCACAAATGTTAGTTCAGGAAAAATATAGTAATGATAAAACAGTAATTGCACCCAAAATTAGACTGTTCCAAGGTATTGCTAAGGCAAAATTGACAGTTGAAAGTTTGCCATTAAAGCTTTATCGCCAAAAGAAAAATACTCCATTTTTTACCCAATGGTTGCCAGATAGAGTTATTCCTAAAGTTGCCCAGATTAATCCAGATATAATCAATCTGCATTGGATTAGCGGAGGTTTTATGCAAATAGAAACCTTTGCTAAACTGAAGCGTCCTCTAGTTTGGACTCTCCATGATATGTGGGGGTTTACTGGAGGGTGTCACGTTACTGGAGAATGCGATCGCTACAAAGTATTCTGCGGGGCTTGTCCTCAACTCAACAGTGGCAATGAATGGGATTTATCGCGTTGGGTATGGCAGCGCAAAGTCAAAGCTTGGAAAAATTTAAATTTAACTCTGGTTTCACCAAGTTCTTGGTTAGCAGAGTGCGCTCATTCCAGTTCTTTATTCCAGAATTTGCGAATTGAGATAATTCCTCACGGACTAGATACTCAAAAATATCGACCGATTAATCAACATTTTGCACGAGAAGCACTCAATCTACCTCAAGATAAAAAGCTGATACTCTTTGGAGCGATAGAAGCAACAAGCGATAGAAATAAAGGATTTCATTTGTTGCAACCAGCTTTACAAGAATTAAGTAAATCTGGCTGGAAGGATGACTTGGAAGTTGTGATTTTTGGAGCATTTCAACCTGAAAATCCACCTGATTTAGGCTTCAAAAGCCACTATTTGGGACACTTACATGATGCTATATCTTTAGCAACTGTTTACTCAGCAGCTGACGTAATGCTTGTACCGTCTCTTCAAGAATCTTTTGGACAGACAGCTTCGGAATCATTCGCTTGTGGTACTCCAGTTGTGGCGTTTAATTCTACTGGCTTAAAAGATATTGTTGATCATCAGCAGAACGGCTATTTGGCTAAACCTTATGAAGTTGAAGATTTTGGCAAAGGAATTACCTGGGTTCTTGAAAATGAACAGAGGTTGCAAAAACTGTCATTTTATGCCCGCGAAAAAGCCGAGCAAGAATTCACTCTGGAACTTCAAGCACGTCGTTATTCAGCCTTGTTTCAGGAAATATTGATGATAGCAAATAAATCTTCATTGAGTAATTAA
- a CDS encoding O-antigen ligase family protein, which produces MKVKLTEKILTILLLLIAVGALTIHPAQEVSMSTLGGDKLDTLFNIVSYLILFYFIILYWKGFIFVITRSPLQFFLLAIVIFSLLWSEDLSSSLTYLRGLIRIYFLAIYLAMRYPLKEQIKLIAWALGVAASLSMLFSAFVPGYIHESPELLGMWSGIYGHKNELGYMMAWSAGVFLHLALSGHRYRWLMWALCGISICLIILSRSTTSLTILLTMILLLPFYRSLKKTNYKLQVIMITSTLMLLMISSILLLNNAEAVVGTSGKDLTFNGRSDLWELVISKILERPWLGYGFSGFWTSNAASKLRATYDWASNAHNGFLELLLELGFLGFLTFAAGFVRFFVMALTRIISVAKKPEDYWPMQMLLIIVIVNFSEARLLTPSWNWLMYVTTSLSLTVEYQRNRKNILVN; this is translated from the coding sequence ATGAAAGTAAAATTAACAGAGAAAATATTAACTATCTTGCTATTACTGATTGCTGTAGGTGCATTAACAATACACCCCGCACAAGAAGTTTCCATGTCTACCCTTGGAGGCGATAAGCTAGATACTTTGTTCAATATAGTTTCATATTTAATCCTATTTTATTTCATAATTTTATACTGGAAAGGTTTTATTTTTGTAATCACTAGAAGTCCATTACAGTTTTTTTTACTAGCAATAGTTATATTTTCTCTTTTATGGTCAGAAGACCTAAGTTCTAGTCTTACTTATCTAAGAGGTCTAATCCGAATATATTTTCTTGCCATCTATTTAGCAATGCGTTATCCGCTTAAGGAACAAATTAAGCTGATAGCTTGGGCACTTGGCGTAGCTGCATCATTATCTATGCTATTTTCTGCATTCGTACCAGGTTATATTCATGAATCACCGGAATTACTAGGTATGTGGAGTGGAATTTATGGTCATAAAAATGAATTAGGTTACATGATGGCTTGGAGTGCAGGAGTTTTTTTGCACCTTGCTCTTAGTGGCCATCGATATCGCTGGTTGATGTGGGCACTATGTGGGATCTCTATATGTCTAATTATCCTCTCACGTTCAACAACATCTTTAACGATTTTGTTGACAATGATATTACTTTTACCTTTCTACAGATCCCTAAAGAAAACTAATTATAAATTACAAGTTATTATGATTACTTCAACTTTGATGTTACTGATGATTTCTTCAATATTACTTCTCAATAATGCCGAAGCTGTAGTTGGTACTTCTGGTAAAGACCTTACCTTCAATGGACGCTCTGACCTCTGGGAGCTAGTGATTTCCAAGATTTTGGAAAGACCTTGGTTAGGTTATGGATTTTCGGGATTTTGGACTAGTAATGCTGCATCTAAATTAAGAGCTACTTATGATTGGGCAAGTAATGCCCATAATGGTTTTTTAGAATTATTGTTAGAATTGGGATTCTTAGGTTTTTTGACTTTTGCAGCAGGGTTTGTCCGGTTTTTTGTAATGGCATTGACTCGAATTATTTCTGTCGCTAAAAAACCGGAAGATTATTGGCCAATGCAGATGCTACTTATCATAGTCATAGTTAATTTTTCAGAAGCCAGATTATTAACTCCTAGCTGGAATTGGTTAATGTATGTCACTACGTCATTATCTTTGACTGTTGAATATCAACGAAATCGTAAAAACATTTTAGTCAATTAG
- a CDS encoding hemolytic protein HlpA-like protein translates to MQTPVTFIIFKRPQTTEKVFEAIRQAKPTKLFVIADGPRTDYEGEAEKCKLTRAIIERVDWDCEVIKNYSDINLGCAKRVSSGLDWVFNNVEETIILEDDCIPHPTFFRFSQELLEKYRDDTRIATISAQNLQLGQKRTNYSYYFSRYNHCWGWASWRRAWQHYDLTIKLWKEVQAENLLHDILIDQKAVNSWQRIFQSVYDNPTGITWDYQWTFACWMQGSLSIIPNVNLISNVGVGTDATHFTSNQGFSFINMSMQAMEFPLKHPPFIVRNVEADNFIQKTVYKATALDIFKEEVKKRLNYSTIKK, encoded by the coding sequence ATGCAAACACCCGTAACTTTTATTATTTTTAAACGCCCACAAACAACAGAGAAAGTTTTTGAAGCTATTCGCCAAGCCAAGCCAACAAAACTTTTTGTAATTGCAGATGGACCCCGCACTGACTACGAAGGTGAGGCAGAAAAATGCAAATTGACTAGGGCAATTATTGAGAGAGTTGATTGGGATTGTGAAGTAATAAAGAATTATTCTGATATCAACTTAGGTTGTGCAAAACGGGTATCAAGTGGTTTAGATTGGGTCTTTAATAATGTCGAGGAGACAATTATTTTGGAAGATGATTGTATCCCTCACCCAACTTTTTTCAGATTTAGTCAAGAATTGCTGGAAAAATATAGAGATGATACCAGAATCGCCACAATCTCTGCTCAAAATCTTCAACTTGGACAAAAACGTACAAATTACAGTTACTATTTTTCTCGCTACAACCACTGCTGGGGTTGGGCAAGTTGGAGACGTGCTTGGCAACATTATGATTTGACTATCAAACTCTGGAAAGAGGTGCAAGCAGAAAACCTTTTACATGACATTCTTATAGACCAAAAAGCAGTAAATTCTTGGCAACGAATATTTCAGTCTGTTTATGACAATCCTACAGGTATAACCTGGGATTATCAATGGACATTTGCTTGTTGGATGCAGGGAAGCTTAAGTATTATTCCCAATGTCAATTTAATCTCTAATGTTGGTGTTGGTACAGACGCAACTCATTTCACTTCAAATCAAGGATTTTCCTTCATCAATATGTCCATGCAGGCAATGGAATTTCCCTTAAAGCATCCACCATTTATTGTCAGGAATGTAGAGGCAGATAATTTTATACAGAAAACAGTCTATAAAGCAACTGCATTGGATATTTTTAAAGAGGAAGTGAAGAAAAGATTGAATTACTCAACAATAAAAAAATAG
- a CDS encoding flippase, giving the protein MLSKLKIKNLSKFKSRSGLHAIIANTGWLFADRILRMGASLVVGVWVARYLGVQQYGLFNYALAFVALFSPIFTLGLDDVVVRHLVRQSSNKEEILGTTFWLKFLGGIASVLLAVSTMFFLGEHETLKIWLVTILGIAGIFRASDTIELWFQSQVQSKYTVIAKNTAFLLNTAIKITLILTKAPLLAFALVTLAEFAMSAIGLLIVYQVKGSSLWLWHWSFASAKTLMKESLPLIFSGFAIMIFMRIDQVMLGQMIGDSEVGVYSAAVRISEIWYFIPGAIVSSVAPAIYAAKEKSESLYYQRIGQLLSLMTCISLGIALPMSFLSDKIIIVMFGSGYAEAGAILAVHIWTSLFVFMGLATSPWFIAEGLNHVSLGKTLFGAILNIILNLLLIPKYAGLGAAIATIISQAAAAFICNAFDSRTQKLFKIQVRSLIHFYKY; this is encoded by the coding sequence ATGTTAAGTAAATTAAAAATTAAAAACTTATCGAAATTTAAATCTCGTTCTGGGCTGCATGCAATTATTGCTAATACCGGTTGGTTATTTGCTGACCGCATTCTACGTATGGGTGCAAGCTTAGTTGTAGGGGTATGGGTAGCACGTTATTTAGGAGTACAACAGTATGGTCTATTTAACTATGCTTTAGCTTTTGTTGCCTTATTTAGCCCAATTTTTACTCTCGGACTAGACGACGTAGTAGTTCGCCATCTTGTTCGTCAATCATCAAACAAAGAGGAAATTTTAGGAACTACTTTTTGGCTAAAATTTTTGGGTGGGATTGCTTCTGTTTTATTGGCAGTTAGCACGATGTTTTTCTTAGGTGAGCATGAAACACTAAAGATATGGCTAGTTACAATTTTAGGAATAGCAGGAATTTTTAGGGCATCTGATACTATTGAACTGTGGTTTCAATCACAGGTGCAGTCAAAATATACTGTAATTGCTAAAAACACGGCGTTTCTGTTAAATACTGCGATCAAAATCACACTAATTTTAACAAAAGCACCATTGCTAGCTTTTGCTTTGGTAACATTAGCAGAATTTGCAATGAGTGCAATTGGCTTACTGATTGTTTACCAAGTCAAAGGGTCTTCATTGTGGTTATGGCATTGGAGTTTTGCTTCTGCCAAAACTCTTATGAAAGAGAGTTTACCTCTAATTTTTTCGGGGTTTGCCATCATGATTTTTATGAGAATAGATCAGGTGATGTTAGGTCAAATGATCGGAGATAGTGAGGTTGGAGTTTATTCTGCTGCTGTGCGTATTTCTGAAATTTGGTATTTTATTCCAGGGGCTATTGTTTCCTCTGTTGCTCCGGCAATTTATGCAGCAAAGGAAAAATCAGAAAGTCTTTACTATCAGCGAATAGGACAATTACTCAGTCTAATGACATGTATATCTTTAGGAATTGCTCTTCCAATGTCCTTTTTATCTGACAAGATAATTATAGTGATGTTTGGAAGTGGATATGCAGAGGCAGGAGCAATATTAGCAGTTCATATTTGGACTTCTTTGTTTGTATTTATGGGTCTTGCAACATCACCTTGGTTTATTGCTGAAGGTTTAAACCACGTTTCTTTAGGTAAGACTTTATTTGGGGCAATACTAAACATCATTCTCAATTTATTACTTATTCCTAAATATGCAGGACTTGGAGCTGCGATCGCAACAATAATATCTCAAGCTGCTGCTGCTTTTATATGCAACGCATTTGATTCAAGAACACAAAAACTATTTAAAATTCAGGTGCGATCGCTTATTCATTTTTACAAATACTGA
- a CDS encoding glycosyltransferase family 2 protein: MDKTKMKTSCLINNYNYAEFLSEAINSALNQTVKFDEIIIVDDASTDNSAEVINKFTQVTSVKSILKEKNQGQLSSFNEGFLAATGDIIFFLDADDIYEPEYLENAINFYNRRSECDFIFCAYKKFGAVQGTFQDDVVDLDLGYSVIRTLYNGEWIGSITSTLSIRREIVGKFLPIPNIEDWRVRADDCLVWGASLVGAKKFYMSKPLVMYRIHENNHYYNKNFLDVDKNYKYKRFWKCNSLFNYILQKNNFTSPLLLAFTSINELKTIPCPKYLDFVTYLKIIFLFEHSFYWKIKGIIFLFSYFLKILITGKLKKLYVINNGSC, translated from the coding sequence ATGGATAAAACCAAAATGAAAACTTCTTGTTTAATTAATAATTATAATTATGCGGAATTTCTCTCTGAGGCAATTAATAGCGCTTTAAATCAGACAGTTAAATTTGATGAGATTATCATTGTTGATGACGCATCCACAGATAATTCTGCGGAAGTTATCAATAAATTTACTCAAGTAACTAGTGTTAAATCTATCTTGAAAGAAAAAAATCAAGGACAATTGTCATCTTTTAATGAAGGTTTTTTAGCTGCTACTGGTGACATTATATTTTTTTTAGATGCCGATGATATTTATGAACCTGAGTATTTAGAAAATGCCATAAATTTTTATAATAGACGCAGTGAATGTGATTTTATATTTTGTGCGTATAAAAAATTTGGAGCAGTACAAGGAACATTTCAAGACGATGTAGTTGATTTAGATTTGGGTTATTCAGTAATTAGAACTTTATATAATGGGGAATGGATTGGTTCCATAACTTCAACATTATCAATACGTAGAGAGATAGTCGGAAAATTTTTACCTATTCCAAATATAGAAGATTGGCGTGTAAGGGCTGATGACTGTTTGGTATGGGGAGCTTCTTTGGTGGGGGCCAAAAAGTTTTATATGTCAAAACCTTTAGTGATGTATAGAATACATGAGAATAATCATTATTATAATAAAAACTTTTTAGATGTAGACAAAAACTATAAATATAAAAGATTCTGGAAATGCAATTCCCTGTTTAATTACATTCTGCAGAAAAACAATTTCACCTCCCCATTATTATTAGCTTTTACATCTATCAATGAGCTAAAAACAATACCATGCCCAAAATATCTAGATTTTGTTACTTACTTGAAAATAATATTTTTATTTGAGCATAGTTTTTATTGGAAAATCAAGGGCATTATTTTCTTATTTAGCTATTTTTTGAAAATTTTGATTACTGGTAAATTAAAAAAATTGTATGTGATAAATAATGGAAGTTGCTGA
- a CDS encoding GumC family protein, translating to MTMESLPSFEEVNIQKYLEVIQRRWLPLVGIFAISVTLGCLYAFSLKPSYKAEGSLMIKTNRSSSLTGLPDDIGRLEALNVNDNPLETQVRVIGSNPVIEKTINSLNLKDSQGKLLSIPDLAKQLKIEGIKGTDVVQLSYKGGDPELAAKIINEVIDSYIDLNIKANQNEARTAKQVLVTEVPKAEEVVRRAESKLRLFKETNKVVVLEQEAAAAVDTISKLGNQISQALAQLDDVKGRLEQLSSEAQVDSRQGVIESELSQAPGVQKVLAQLQETESQLALERTRFSPEHPTITSLEEKVAALNNLLKERTGQVAGKAQITQGSLQVGQLRQSLIADITRAQAERVGLERQIATLKQQQNAYIKRANNLPRLEQSQRELERKLQAAQTTYETLLKKRQEIDIAQNQKIPNARVISYALIPDKAEGPRKMLFIVGGAGVGFFLGIIVAFTLDLIDRSVKTVKEAKDVLRYSVLGVIPTQARNGKDHSSIAGLDRPIPKIIGRDIPYFPVGNAYQILQVNLKFLCSDKPLKSIVITSSVAREGKSDVSANLAVTMAQAGRRVLLVDADMRHPIQHHIWGLTNTMGLSNVILNQASLDTVVQEVMPNLEVLTSGVLPPNPVAMLDSQRMATLISNFGREYDFVIFDTPPLSGIADAAVLSTLTDGILLVVRPGVVDLNSANAAKEFLTQSGQKVLGIVINGVNAKNEPNNYFYDTKKRQIEQDLVSSSLTKFRKER from the coding sequence ATGACGATGGAATCTTTACCAAGTTTTGAAGAAGTAAATATTCAGAAATACTTAGAAGTTATTCAACGGCGTTGGCTACCTCTAGTTGGAATTTTTGCTATATCTGTTACCCTTGGATGCTTGTATGCATTTTCACTAAAACCTTCATACAAGGCAGAAGGAAGTTTGATGATAAAAACAAATCGCTCTTCCTCACTCACGGGCTTACCGGATGACATAGGACGCCTAGAAGCTTTGAATGTGAACGACAATCCCCTGGAAACTCAAGTGAGAGTTATTGGATCAAATCCAGTAATTGAGAAAACAATTAATTCCCTCAACCTTAAAGATAGTCAAGGCAAACTGCTCTCGATTCCCGACTTGGCAAAACAACTAAAAATAGAAGGAATTAAAGGTACTGATGTTGTACAACTTTCTTATAAAGGTGGCGATCCAGAACTAGCTGCCAAAATCATCAATGAAGTTATTGACAGTTATATCGATTTAAATATCAAGGCTAATCAGAATGAAGCGCGGACAGCCAAACAGGTTCTCGTAACGGAAGTACCTAAAGCTGAGGAAGTTGTCAGAAGAGCCGAATCAAAACTGCGGCTATTTAAAGAAACGAATAAAGTTGTTGTGCTGGAACAAGAAGCAGCCGCAGCAGTCGATACAATTTCTAAGTTAGGAAACCAAATTTCTCAAGCTTTAGCTCAACTAGATGATGTGAAGGGTCGTCTAGAACAGTTAAGCAGTGAAGCTCAAGTAGATTCACGGCAAGGTGTAATCGAATCTGAATTGAGTCAAGCACCTGGAGTTCAGAAAGTGCTAGCCCAACTTCAAGAAACAGAAAGCCAACTTGCATTAGAGCGTACCCGTTTTTCACCTGAACATCCTACAATTACTAGCTTAGAAGAAAAAGTCGCAGCTCTTAACAACTTGCTAAAAGAGCGGACAGGACAAGTAGCGGGTAAAGCGCAGATAACACAGGGAAGTTTACAGGTTGGACAACTGCGACAAAGCCTAATTGCAGATATTACTCGTGCTCAGGCAGAACGCGTTGGTTTGGAGAGACAAATTGCCACACTCAAACAACAGCAAAATGCCTACATCAAACGAGCAAATAATTTGCCAAGGTTAGAACAGAGTCAACGAGAGTTAGAACGGAAACTGCAAGCAGCTCAAACGACTTACGAAACACTCTTAAAGAAACGCCAAGAGATTGATATTGCACAAAACCAAAAAATTCCTAATGCTCGCGTCATTTCCTATGCTTTAATCCCTGATAAAGCAGAAGGGCCTCGGAAAATGCTGTTTATTGTTGGTGGAGCAGGAGTTGGTTTCTTCTTAGGTATCATTGTTGCCTTTACTTTAGACTTGATAGACCGCTCGGTGAAAACCGTCAAAGAAGCCAAAGATGTCTTGAGATACAGTGTTTTAGGAGTGATTCCTACACAAGCTAGAAATGGTAAAGATCATTCTTCTATAGCAGGACTCGATAGACCTATTCCCAAAATCATTGGTAGAGATATTCCTTACTTCCCTGTTGGTAATGCATATCAAATACTACAAGTGAACTTAAAGTTCCTCTGTTCTGATAAACCGCTCAAAAGCATTGTAATTACAAGTTCCGTTGCCAGAGAAGGAAAGTCTGACGTATCTGCAAATTTAGCTGTGACTATGGCTCAGGCGGGGCGTAGAGTGTTGTTGGTGGATGCAGATATGCGTCATCCCATACAGCATCATATCTGGGGGCTAACAAATACAATGGGACTAAGTAATGTCATACTTAACCAAGCTTCTTTAGACACGGTTGTTCAGGAAGTAATGCCTAATCTGGAAGTTCTCACTTCTGGAGTTTTGCCTCCCAATCCAGTGGCAATGCTAGATTCTCAACGCATGGCGACATTAATTAGTAACTTTGGGAGAGAGTACGATTTCGTAATTTTTGATACTCCTCCATTGTCAGGAATAGCAGATGCTGCTGTTTTAAGCACCTTGACTGACGGTATCTTATTAGTCGTTCGTCCTGGAGTGGTTGACTTAAACAGTGCAAATGCAGCTAAAGAGTTTTTAACTCAGTCAGGTCAGAAGGTATTAGGGATAGTCATCAATGGTGTGAATGCTAAAAATGAACCTAATAATTATTTTTATGACACTAAAAAACGACAAATTGAACAAGATTTGGTATCTAGCAGCTTAACTAAATTTCGCAAAGAGCGTTAA
- a CDS encoding RpoD/SigA family RNA polymerase sigma factor, with amino-acid sequence MSNLTSPHTEVQKTKKKSLAADKKPRATDDIVRSYLQEIGRVDLLTREQEVIFAQQVQQMMNLLAAKEELAVKLNYEPTLQEWADQVELSVEVLEQQLNLGHQAKQKMIQANLRLVVAVAKKYQHRNLEFMDLIQEGTLGLERGVDKFDPALGYKFSTYAYWWIRQGITRAIAQQGRTIRLPIHVFEKLNKIKRVQRELSQQLGRVPTTAEIATALSLTPSQVRECLYLARQPFSLEARVGEQQDTELQDILEDDGPSPEDYAVEESLHQDLQDLLAKLSPQQREILTLRFGLTDGYELSLAQIGDRMGISRERVRQIEQKALSLLRRQKEQVRSYLAS; translated from the coding sequence ATGAGCAACTTAACATCTCCACATACCGAAGTTCAAAAAACGAAGAAAAAAAGTTTAGCCGCAGATAAAAAGCCTCGAGCTACAGATGATATTGTGCGTAGTTATCTGCAAGAGATCGGGCGTGTAGATTTGTTGACTCGCGAACAAGAGGTTATTTTTGCCCAACAAGTGCAGCAGATGATGAATTTATTAGCTGCTAAGGAAGAATTGGCTGTGAAATTAAACTACGAACCCACGCTGCAAGAATGGGCAGATCAGGTGGAGTTAAGTGTAGAGGTGCTAGAGCAACAGCTAAATTTAGGACACCAGGCCAAGCAGAAAATGATTCAGGCTAATCTCCGGTTGGTGGTAGCTGTGGCCAAGAAATACCAGCACCGGAACCTAGAATTTATGGATTTAATTCAAGAAGGTACTTTAGGTTTGGAACGAGGGGTAGATAAATTTGATCCCGCTCTTGGTTACAAGTTTTCTACTTATGCTTACTGGTGGATTCGTCAAGGAATTACACGGGCGATCGCTCAACAAGGACGTACAATTCGTTTACCTATCCACGTCTTTGAGAAACTGAACAAAATTAAACGGGTGCAGCGAGAATTATCTCAACAGTTGGGTCGCGTTCCTACTACTGCTGAAATTGCCACTGCCTTATCTTTGACACCTAGCCAAGTTCGAGAGTGTTTGTACTTAGCTCGTCAACCCTTCTCTCTAGAGGCACGAGTTGGTGAACAACAAGATACAGAATTGCAGGACATATTGGAGGATGATGGTCCTTCCCCCGAAGATTATGCCGTTGAAGAATCTCTCCACCAAGACTTACAAGACTTATTGGCAAAGCTGTCTCCACAGCAGCGAGAGATATTAACCCTGCGCTTTGGTCTAACGGATGGGTATGAACTTTCTTTAGCACAGATTGGCGATCGCATGGGTATTAGTCGAGAACGGGTGCGTCAGATAGAACAAAAAGCTCTCAGTCTCCTCCGACGCCAAAAGGAACAAGTACGTAGTTATCTAGCTAGCTAA
- a CDS encoding ureidoglycolate lyase has translation MSTPKTVQQLQVQWVTSENFWRYGQVIFASFDGKTYDGEDAQLNLQNGIPRFYVMRLEKIGRKFHKITRHVQCTQCLGSLEGKDWLIAVCPPQNDVNEPALEEIAAFHIPGNCFIKLHEGTWHAGPHFDHEAVDFYNLELADTNMVDHFTHDFLKSHQLEFEMV, from the coding sequence ATGAGTACACCAAAGACAGTGCAACAATTGCAGGTACAATGGGTGACTTCTGAAAACTTTTGGCGTTATGGACAGGTAATTTTTGCAAGTTTTGATGGCAAAACTTACGATGGCGAAGATGCCCAGTTAAACCTACAAAACGGGATTCCACGATTTTATGTTATGCGGTTGGAGAAGATAGGGCGAAAGTTCCACAAAATTACTCGCCATGTGCAATGCACTCAATGTCTGGGTTCTTTGGAAGGGAAGGATTGGTTAATTGCAGTTTGTCCTCCTCAGAATGATGTGAATGAACCAGCATTAGAAGAGATTGCTGCTTTCCACATTCCGGGGAATTGTTTTATTAAGCTACATGAGGGTACTTGGCACGCTGGGCCCCATTTTGACCATGAAGCTGTGGATTTTTATAATTTGGAACTAGCTGATACAAATATGGTGGATCATTTCACCCATGATTTTCTCAAGAGTCATCAATTAGAGTTTGAGATGGTTTAG
- a CDS encoding translation initiation factor, with amino-acid sequence MASSNSQSSNKSFVYREFGNDNSAATERPIPELPPQQQNLKVQASRKGRKGKTVTVVSGFQAKPETLADLVKLLKTQCGTGGTLKDNEIEIQGEHKQKIVEILTKLGYKAKISGG; translated from the coding sequence ATGGCTTCTTCCAATTCTCAATCTTCTAACAAAAGCTTTGTCTACCGCGAATTTGGCAACGATAACTCCGCCGCCACAGAAAGACCAATTCCAGAACTGCCCCCACAACAACAAAATCTGAAAGTACAGGCTTCCCGCAAAGGACGCAAAGGCAAAACCGTCACAGTCGTTAGCGGTTTTCAAGCGAAACCGGAAACCTTAGCAGATTTGGTGAAGCTGTTGAAAACCCAGTGTGGGACAGGTGGGACACTTAAAGACAACGAAATTGAAATTCAGGGCGAACACAAACAGAAAATTGTCGAGATTTTGACCAAGCTAGGTTACAAAGCCAAAATTAGCGGTGGCTAA